The following proteins are encoded in a genomic region of Acidobacteriota bacterium:
- the aroB gene encoding 3-dehydroquinate synthase, translating to MKDQTITIECPRSASSYQISIRDGHLRECGKWVSKCLGKDAAKIVIVSNPTVYKLYGSVVADNLAEAGYSVSSWLMKDGEEHKNFRSVEKAVAFFSDSGLTRTDAVVALGGGVVGDLAGFAASIYLRGIRFLQIPTTLLAMVDSSVGGKTGVNAAFGKNTIGAFHQPSGVLIDPSVLATLPARQLAAGFCEVIKHGALSGRKLFDQTAEFLKKYPLDRFVPVERESNLKSEYSDLICRNVEFKVSIVAGDERESSKRTDSRSRKILNFGHTLAHALEKVTDYKYFKHGEAVGYGILYAAELSKTLALCDKKDVKLLYDVVHSVGTLPSLTNIDSQEVFEAFRFDKKRSAGSLQMVLLKGIGKPVIVNDDDIPTSAHTKALKQLLKF from the coding sequence ATGAAAGACCAAACCATAACAATCGAATGTCCGCGATCTGCATCGTCGTATCAAATATCGATCCGTGACGGGCATTTGCGTGAATGCGGAAAATGGGTAAGTAAATGTCTCGGTAAGGACGCCGCAAAGATAGTTATCGTTTCAAATCCAACCGTTTACAAACTTTACGGATCAGTTGTCGCCGATAACCTGGCGGAGGCCGGATATTCGGTTTCGAGTTGGCTGATGAAGGATGGCGAGGAGCATAAGAACTTTCGTAGTGTCGAAAAGGCCGTTGCATTTTTCAGCGATTCCGGACTGACCCGAACCGACGCGGTCGTTGCTCTCGGCGGCGGTGTGGTTGGCGATCTCGCGGGATTTGCGGCGTCGATCTATCTGCGGGGAATTCGGTTTTTGCAGATTCCGACAACTTTGCTCGCAATGGTAGATTCGTCGGTCGGCGGAAAAACAGGGGTCAACGCGGCGTTTGGCAAAAACACGATCGGAGCGTTTCATCAGCCGAGCGGTGTCTTGATCGATCCGTCGGTCCTTGCGACCTTGCCGGCAAGGCAACTGGCGGCCGGGTTTTGTGAGGTCATAAAACACGGAGCATTGAGCGGGCGAAAGTTGTTCGATCAGACGGCGGAATTTCTTAAAAAATATCCATTGGATCGCTTTGTTCCCGTCGAGAGAGAAAGCAATCTCAAATCTGAATACTCAGATTTGATTTGTCGAAACGTCGAGTTCAAGGTATCGATCGTGGCCGGCGATGAGCGGGAATCTTCTAAACGGACCGACTCGAGATCGCGAAAGATACTCAATTTTGGCCACACTCTCGCTCACGCCCTAGAAAAGGTTACCGATTACAAGTATTTCAAACACGGAGAGGCTGTCGGATACGGTATCTTGTATGCGGCGGAACTTTCAAAAACGCTTGCATTGTGCGACAAAAAAGATGTAAAATTGTTGTACGATGTTGTGCATAGCGTCGGTACGTTACCGTCGCTTACCAATATCGACTCGCAAGAAGTGTTTGAGGCATTTCGTTTTGACAAGAAACGATCCGCAGGTTCGCTGCAAATGGTATTGCTGAAAGGTATCGGCAAACCGGTCATCGTTAACGACGACGACATTCCAACATCTGCCCACACCAAAGCCCTCAAGCAACTTCTGAAATTCTAG
- a CDS encoding DUF4440 domain-containing protein: protein MKHIYFAVVLLLGISSIGFGQYKKGSVEDKLIRMDKAWTFAELKGDKKAAAAYVADDYVGTTQRGEIETKAQYLAGITANSDMVKSDDYKVTIHGSTAIMTHRGTVEGVRNMQFRSTHIWMKRSGKWQIVAHHGSQISPPIE from the coding sequence ATGAAACACATCTATTTTGCCGTTGTCTTGTTGCTTGGGATATCATCGATCGGCTTTGGCCAGTATAAGAAAGGCAGCGTCGAGGACAAGCTGATCCGGATGGACAAGGCGTGGACGTTCGCCGAGCTTAAGGGCGACAAAAAGGCGGCCGCAGCCTACGTCGCTGACGATTACGTCGGCACCACCCAACGCGGCGAGATCGAGACCAAGGCCCAGTACCTCGCCGGGATCACCGCCAATTCCGACATGGTCAAGTCCGACGATTACAAGGTCACGATCCACGGCAGCACCGCGATAATGACGCACCGCGGCACTGTCGAGGGCGTCAGAAATATGCAATTCCGCAGCACACACATCTGGATGAAACGCAGCGGCAAATGGCAGATCGTCGCCCACCACGGCAGCCAAATATCACCGCCGATCGAATGA
- a CDS encoding antibiotic biosynthesis monooxygenase, with protein MLIALYRWKIKADLEQQFIDHWSEITSYYRENHGSLGSRLHRGNDGLFYGYAMWPSIEQRATAFGAGGEHPARAAMLEAIEESLPEVLLDVEADFLLPNHESLDKSE; from the coding sequence ATGCTGATCGCTCTATATCGTTGGAAGATCAAAGCTGATCTCGAGCAGCAGTTCATCGATCACTGGTCGGAGATCACCTCGTATTACAGGGAAAATCACGGCTCGTTAGGATCCCGGCTTCATCGAGGAAATGACGGGCTATTTTACGGTTACGCGATGTGGCCGTCGATCGAGCAGCGGGCGACGGCATTTGGTGCGGGAGGCGAACATCCGGCGCGTGCCGCGATGCTCGAGGCGATCGAAGAATCACTTCCCGAGGTCTTGCTCGATGTCGAGGCCGATTTTCTGTTGCCAAATCACGAATCGCTCGACAAAAGCGAATGA
- a CDS encoding radical SAM protein, translating to MSRKITKSYKKKLAAEEGYIISRGAELRIALCYPNTHGIGMANLGFHTMYELFNAIPGVACERVFLPDTDELAEYEKSNTPLLSLETQSRVRDFDLVAFSISFETDYLNMARMLQLSGIPVWSKDRTHFDPLVIMGGAASFLNPEPIADFTDVIAVGEGEVLAYQLIDAIIENDGKDEILLALAKIGRGFYVPSLYDVIYNDDGTVFDYVPNEKGVPKRVGRAVASVNPKEGTLRRALKRGETELAEFLVNQDTFCPSTAIWSPEAEMGDRLLVEISRGCSQGCRFCWAGYNYYPPRVVPAKDILAKAREWRHKTNKIGLVSTAVCDHPEISTILRELRAMDYRISVSSLRLDQISDELLDALVESRDQQIAVAPETGSDRLRRVINKNLTNDEIVDICGAVFDRGMLTIKLYMMVGLPTETQEDLDEMFVLVERIKDRMLEAGKKFGRAGKIIPSLNGFVPKPNTPLQWDAICDEKELKKRIKYVCKGLSKIPNVDVRFMSARIAHEQALYSSGDRTVSKVIDTAARMKGDLAGAIRQTGIDPAFHTSRDRSYEEYLPWSIIDSGLSFEFLKTEHDKALESLSSLPCPAVEKCTTCGVCPSTWLADAPEALVQIQPLKIRQALAASL from the coding sequence ATGAGCCGAAAGATCACAAAGAGTTACAAGAAGAAGTTAGCCGCGGAAGAAGGATATATCATCTCCCGCGGAGCCGAGCTTCGCATCGCTCTGTGTTATCCAAATACGCACGGAATCGGGATGGCCAATCTTGGTTTTCACACGATGTACGAACTGTTCAATGCGATTCCGGGCGTTGCATGCGAACGGGTGTTCTTGCCCGACACCGACGAACTTGCGGAATACGAAAAAAGCAACACGCCTCTGCTTTCGCTCGAAACTCAGAGCCGGGTCCGTGATTTCGATCTGGTCGCATTCTCGATCTCTTTCGAAACCGATTATTTGAACATGGCACGGATGCTCCAGCTTTCGGGCATTCCGGTTTGGTCAAAAGATCGAACGCATTTTGACCCGCTCGTCATTATGGGCGGTGCAGCATCGTTTCTCAACCCCGAGCCGATCGCCGATTTCACAGACGTTATTGCCGTGGGCGAAGGCGAAGTACTGGCTTACCAGCTGATCGATGCAATCATCGAAAATGACGGTAAGGACGAGATCCTGCTCGCCCTCGCCAAGATCGGCCGTGGTTTCTACGTGCCTTCGCTCTATGACGTGATCTACAACGATGACGGAACTGTCTTCGATTACGTTCCCAATGAAAAAGGCGTACCGAAACGGGTAGGCCGAGCGGTTGCCTCGGTTAATCCGAAAGAGGGAACGCTTCGGCGGGCACTCAAACGCGGCGAAACAGAACTCGCAGAGTTCCTTGTTAACCAAGACACATTTTGCCCCTCCACCGCGATCTGGTCACCTGAGGCCGAAATGGGTGATCGTTTGCTCGTCGAGATATCTCGCGGCTGTTCACAAGGTTGCAGATTCTGTTGGGCCGGATACAATTACTACCCGCCGCGTGTCGTGCCGGCAAAAGACATTCTCGCCAAGGCACGCGAATGGCGTCATAAGACGAATAAGATCGGCCTCGTCTCCACCGCGGTCTGCGATCATCCTGAAATTTCGACGATCCTTCGCGAACTTAGAGCGATGGACTATCGAATATCAGTATCCTCATTGAGGCTCGATCAGATCTCAGATGAACTTCTAGACGCACTTGTCGAATCTCGCGACCAGCAGATCGCTGTCGCACCCGAAACCGGCAGCGACCGTCTCCGCCGCGTCATCAATAAAAACCTGACCAACGACGAGATCGTTGATATTTGCGGGGCTGTCTTCGATCGTGGAATGCTTACCATCAAACTCTATATGATGGTCGGCCTGCCGACAGAGACGCAGGAAGATCTCGATGAGATGTTCGTGTTGGTTGAGAGAATAAAGGACCGCATGCTCGAAGCCGGAAAGAAATTTGGCCGTGCCGGCAAGATCATCCCGTCTCTCAACGGATTTGTGCCCAAGCCAAACACGCCGCTCCAATGGGACGCCATCTGTGACGAAAAAGAACTTAAAAAGCGCATCAAATACGTTTGCAAGGGCTTGAGCAAGATCCCGAATGTAGACGTCAGGTTCATGTCTGCCCGTATCGCCCACGAACAAGCCTTGTATTCGTCCGGTGACCGCACGGTTTCGAAGGTGATCGACACTGCCGCCAGAATGAAAGGCGATCTTGCCGGTGCAATCCGTCAAACCGGCATCGATCCAGCATTTCACACCTCACGTGACCGAAGTTACGAAGAATACCTGCCTTGGTCGATCATCGATTCGGGCTTGTCATTTGAGTTCTTGAAAACCGAACACGACAAAGCCCTCGAATCGCTGTCGAGTCTTCCTTGCCCTGCCGTCGAGAAATGCACTACGTGCGGTGTTTGTCCTTCGACTTGGCTCGCCGATGCACCGGAGGCACTCGTGCAGATCCAACCGCTAAAGATCCGACAAGCTCTCGCCGCTTCGCTCTAA
- the glmM gene encoding phosphoglucosamine mutase: MDQLFGTDGIRGLAGEFPLDANTVRKVGASLARQYAETLGRAPRFITGRDTRESGSWIERAFHAGAASESAECESAGVITTPGVAFLTRSFEFDAGVVISASHNPYHDNGIKVFTPSGKKIDEMTERLIEADVFESPEPAGCVEDPEIDDSRSTELGDAYLSHLREAAGEFSAAGLRIVLDCANGASTGLASKLFTDLGAEVVSINCEPDGRNINENCGSTHIGSLREKVVEEKADLGVAFDGDADRALFVDEHGEIIDGDATLWIVAQYLKAHGKLTSSTVVATVMSNIGLELALRSKDINLLRTDVGDKYVLEKLLETRSEIGGEQSGHIIFPEISLVGDGMMTALLLLHAVNELGVSLSEATSGFVKYPQILKNVKVREKRPFSDLPEIVELSKQIESELHGQGRLLLRYSGTENLARVMIEGKDQTEIESQAKRLANVILVNIG; the protein is encoded by the coding sequence ATGGATCAGCTCTTTGGCACAGATGGAATACGCGGGCTTGCGGGCGAATTTCCACTCGACGCGAACACTGTCAGGAAAGTCGGAGCCTCGCTTGCTAGGCAATACGCCGAAACTCTCGGCCGAGCACCTCGGTTCATTACCGGCCGCGACACGCGTGAGTCAGGCAGCTGGATCGAACGGGCATTTCACGCCGGAGCAGCGAGCGAAAGCGCGGAGTGCGAATCGGCCGGCGTGATCACTACGCCGGGTGTTGCATTTCTCACGCGCTCATTCGAATTTGATGCCGGCGTTGTCATAAGTGCGTCGCACAATCCCTATCACGACAACGGAATAAAGGTATTTACACCGAGCGGGAAAAAGATAGACGAGATGACTGAACGCCTGATCGAGGCAGATGTATTTGAGTCCCCCGAACCCGCCGGCTGCGTCGAAGATCCCGAGATAGATGACTCACGTTCGACGGAGCTCGGCGATGCATATCTCTCACATCTGCGTGAAGCGGCCGGTGAGTTCTCGGCTGCCGGGCTGAGGATCGTGCTTGACTGTGCCAACGGTGCGTCCACCGGTCTTGCATCGAAGCTGTTCACCGACCTTGGCGCCGAGGTCGTCTCGATCAATTGCGAACCGGACGGCCGAAATATCAACGAGAACTGCGGTTCGACGCACATCGGCAGTTTGCGAGAGAAAGTCGTTGAGGAGAAGGCCGATCTGGGCGTGGCGTTTGACGGTGATGCCGACCGTGCTTTATTCGTCGATGAACACGGCGAGATCATCGATGGTGATGCGACGCTGTGGATCGTTGCTCAATACCTGAAAGCTCACGGCAAGCTAACGAGTTCAACTGTCGTCGCCACGGTGATGAGTAATATCGGGCTCGAATTGGCTCTTAGATCAAAAGATATCAACCTTTTGCGAACGGACGTCGGTGACAAATACGTTCTCGAAAAGCTGCTCGAGACCCGCTCGGAGATCGGCGGCGAACAGTCTGGGCACATCATTTTTCCCGAGATCAGCCTCGTCGGTGACGGGATGATGACCGCTCTACTGCTGCTTCACGCGGTGAACGAATTGGGAGTATCGCTGTCGGAGGCGACCAGCGGTTTTGTTAAATATCCGCAGATACTCAAAAATGTAAAGGTTCGTGAAAAGCGTCCGTTCAGTGACCTTCCCGAAATCGTCGAACTCTCAAAACAGATTGAGAGCGAACTCCATGGCCAGGGACGATTGCTATTGAGATACTCCGGAACCGAAAACTTGGCGCGCGTAATGATCGAGGGTAAGGATCAAACAGAGATCGAATCTCAGGCGAAAAGACTCGCGAATGTCATCTTGGTGAATATAGGATAG